One stretch of Harmonia axyridis chromosome 1, icHarAxyr1.1, whole genome shotgun sequence DNA includes these proteins:
- the LOC123688708 gene encoding longitudinals lacking protein-like, with the protein MADQQQFFLKWNDFQSNMVTSFRHLRDEKSFTDVTLACEGQTCKAHKMVLSACSPYFKSLLEENPSKHPIIILKDVAYSHLQAILEFMYAGEVNVSQEQLPAFLKTADRLKVKGLAESSTGGGVRE; encoded by the exons ATGGCAGACCAACAACAATTCTTCTTGAAATGGAATGATTTTCAAAGTAATATGGTAACCTCATTCCGACATTTGAGGGATGAAAAGAGTTTCACTGATGTTACCTTAGCTTGCGAGGGTCAGACTTGTAAAGCTCATAAGATGGTATTGTCAGCGTGTAGTCCTTATTTCAAGAGTTTACTAGAG GAAAATCCATCTAAGCACCCCATTATAATTCTCAAAGATGTAGCATACAGCCATTTACAAGCAATCCTTGAATTCATGTATGCTGGGGAGGTCAATGTTAGTCAAGAGCAATTACCAGCGTTCTTAAAAACAGCAGATAGACTAAAAGTGAAAGGACTTGCTGAAAGTTCTACGGGTGGAGGTGTTAGGGAATAG
- the LOC123670590 gene encoding uncharacterized protein LOC123670590 isoform X1, with protein sequence MPSKCFLCSFTYIVEGEISLHRLPSNQLEREKWLQRISWNRTMLEKKMILCSNHFPEDCFRLMNLKKKFIPGSLPSPSEIKLEIPLTYSEGNGSIEEQDSMEALYDSKIHSPSKKRLRFDTPTTNDSEETLTLTSPSKCASFSSSATSFSGKRRISKMKSRRFFSNPRYIGNYSHRHLENPMLRKKYFRLSRRILSNFKVKNKILCVSILKSKLQLRKTLGYLTNASQFVVDICTQAEKTFKWTERVFNIFEKYYWNLLSHWFSLH encoded by the exons ATGCCTAGCAAGTGTTTTTTGTGTAGTTTCACTTATATTGTGGAAGGTGAGATTAGTCTTCACAG acTTCCATCGAATCAACTTGAACGAGAAAAATGGTTGCAGAGAATTTCTTGGAACCGAACgatgttggaaaaaaaaatgattctttGCTCAAATCACTTTCCTGAAGATTGCTTCCGACTAATGAACCTAAAAAAGAAGTTCATTCCAGGAAGTTTGCCTTCTCCTTCTGAAATCAAATTGGAAATACCTCT GACTTACTCAGAAGGGAATGGAAGTATTGAAGAACAGGACTCTATGGAAGCTCTATATGATTCTAAAATACATTCTCCATCAAAAAAACGATTGAGATTTGACACTCCAACTACCAATGATTCAGAAGAAACACTGACTTTAACCTCTCCTTCAAAATGTGCATCATTTAGCTCTAGTGCCACTTCTTTCTCTGGGAAACGAAGAATATCCAAAATGAA GTCGAGACGGTTTTTCTCAAATCCCCGCTATATTGGAAACTATTCACATCGTCATTTGGAAAACCCTATGCTGCGAAAGAAATACTTTAGATTGTCTCGAAGAATCCTGTCCAATTTCaaggtcaaaaataaaatattgtgtgTGTCCATCCTGAAGTCAAAATTACAGTTGAGAAAAACCTTGGGGTATCTTACCAATGCCTCTCAATTTGTAGTTGATATCTGTACCCAGGCTGAAAAGACATTTAAGTGGACAGAAAGAGTTTTtaatatattcgaaaaatattattGGAACTTGTTATCACACTGGTTCTCACTACATTGA
- the LOC123670590 gene encoding THAP domain-containing protein 2-like isoform X2, translating to MPSKCFLCSFTYIVEGEISLHRLPSNQLEREKWLQRISWNRTMLEKKMILCSNHFPEDCFRLMNLKKKFIPGSLPSPSEIKLEIPLIYSEGNRSIEAQDFTEIDSKIQSPPKKD from the exons ATGCCTAGCAAGTGTTTTTTGTGTAGTTTCACTTATATTGTGGAAGGTGAGATTAGTCTTCACAG acTTCCATCGAATCAACTTGAACGAGAAAAATGGTTGCAGAGAATTTCTTGGAACCGAACgatgttggaaaaaaaaatgattctttGCTCAAATCACTTTCCTGAAGATTGCTTCCGACTAATGAACCTAAAAAAGAAGTTCATTCCAGGAAGTTTGCCTTCTCCTTCTGAAATCAAATTGGAAATACCTCT GATCTACTCAGAAGGGAATAGAAGTATTGAAGCACAGGACTTTACAGaaattgattctaaaatacaaTCACCACCAAAAAAAGATTGA